DNA from Primulina tabacum isolate GXHZ01 unplaced genomic scaffold, ASM2559414v2 Contig878, whole genome shotgun sequence:
ATACTGATTGGCACCATGGCTCTAGCAATAGAACTAATGTATGATTGTAAAGCCCTTCCATTTGCATTGTATGCTGGCCGCCCCATGTCATCATAATCAATCTTTGCTTTTTTCCCCTATCTAGCAGTAGCAATTAGTTTACCCATCAACGTAAGGCCTCGCTTGTTCCTCTGCACATCTACAAGATGTTCTTCTCCATCAGTAAATATAGGGTGCTCTGCATTAGTAACTTCATTTGGCTTATCATCATGTACTCCTTGTATCATCTCAACTGTAGCATTTGATTCCTTTTTTTACGACCCATTGAGCTTTTTTCTGCATATTTACATGAATGAAACCAATGTTAAAACCTACACAATAACATTAACcattaaaataacataaacaataattctaataAGACATGTATAAACATGACATAAATAATAACAGAAAcaataataacataaataataaacatgaCTTGTAGAAACctgacataaataataaacatgaCATAAATAATAGCAATGAGGTTATGTTCATAGCATAACAAAAAACATGACATAAAAGTGAAAAACATCATTTTTTCTTGTTCGTTTCCTAGCCACCCTCAGTTTCTGATCTAAAGTAACTTTCATGAGCCGGAATACAATGAGTATCAACATCATCAATTGGTCGAGAAACAGGAATACTAGTCCAACCATCATCATCTCCCTCGTAACATCGATTTGGCACAGGGAGTACAATTGACCACCCTTTTTGTAATAGGTCATCAATATAAAAGACTTGATTAACTTGACTTGCAAGGACAAATGAGTCATTCTTGTGCCCTATTTTGTTCATATTGACCAAGGTGAATCCACATTCATCATTGTTGATTACTCCTTTGTCATTTGCAACCCACGCACACTTGAAAAGAGGaacttgaaattgatgatagtCCAACTCCCATATTTCTTCAATCACTCCATAGAAAGTCACATCAGTCATCAAGGGATTCTTATCTTTGGCGCTAAAGACAAGCATGGTGCTAGCAACTAGAGAAACCCCACTGTTTTGGCAAACTCTCTCATCATCCCGTGCCTTTGTTTGGTATAAATTGCCATTTATCAAGTAACTACTATACTTAATGACTTGCCCACGTGGACCATGAGCCAGCCATGTCAATGTTGATGTCGTTCCACCATTGCAGCTATCTATTTAAGCATCCACCTGACATTTATACAATTAGAATAGGGTGATTAAAATACTAGCTACAAACTGTTCACCTCAAAATGCATAAAGCATATTTATCCACCTAACCTTTGCACGAAACCAGTCAATGAACTTCTTATTGTGAGCATCTTGTATCCACCTTTCATCTTTCTCTTTTTTCGGAAACATTGACTTCAGGAAATATTTATGTTCACTGTGGAAATATTTATATAGCAATTTGTGTTGgatattaaatatttacaatCACATGGGTGCAGAATCATAGATTAATGAAATACACTTTTACATAATGTAGGGAGATACTTCTTCTGTATTTTCCAGCACAGTCAAATATGCTTGTTGAAGGTCAACTTGTGGCACTATAATTGGTGTTTTGCATGCTAAGAAGCCAGGAATGTTTGATTTGGGATCGCGATTTGATTGAGGGACCCCAATAGGATCAAGGTCATTTAGGTATTCCGAACAAAACTCAATTGCTTCTTCGGCTGAATATCTCCGAACAATGCAACCTTCAGGATGTTTTCGACTGCCTACATAACTCTTAAGCACCTTCATGGATCTTTCGAACGGGTACATCCACCGGAAGTACACTGGTCCACATAATCGAACTTCTCGAACAAGATGAACTGTTAAGTGAAGCATGACATCGAAGAAAGAAGGGGGGAAATACTGCTCCAATAAGCAAAGTGTAACAACCAAGTCAGATTGCAGCTTATCTAACTTGGCTACATCTATCACCTTGCAACAAATatctttgaagaagaagcataATCTTATGATGGCATATCTAACATGTTTTGGTAATGCATCACGTATGAGTATTGGCAGGAAATGCTGCATTAGAACatgacaatcatgagatttcaagCCAATCAATTTCAACTCAGATAAGGACACAATATTTTTCAGGTTCGATGAGAAACTTTCTGGGACTTTTATATCCATTATCGACTGACAAACttgtaacttttttttttttgtgaatgagCATGCAGCAGGAGGAAGATATGTTCTTTTTTCACCAAATTTAGGTGCCAATTCAGGCCTAACTCCCATTTGAACCATGTCCAACCTAGCTGCCACATTGTCCTTGGTTTTTCCTTTAACATTCATCAAAGCATTAATGAGATATTCGAAGACATTTTTCTCTATGTGCATCACATCGAGACAATGCCTAACATGCAGGTGTTTCCAATAAGGAAGattgaaaaaaattgatttcttcTTCCAACATTTTCTGAAATCTTTTAATCCAAAATCTTTTTCTTCTTTACTATCTTCCAAATTATTGTCCTTTgcattctttctttttttaccTTTTACACTAATCTTCTTTCTGAAAACACACCTTATGTCAGAAAGCTTGTCAAACAAAGCAACCCCAGATAATGGTGTAGATGATTCTCCATGTTCTTCCATACCATCGAACTCTTTCATTTGCCTCCGATATGGATGAAACCGTGGTAGGAATCGTCTATGACCTACAAATGACATTTTATTCCCATTTTCCAAATGCTTTGCACAAGTATCTTCTTTGCATACTGGGCATGCATAATAACCATGTGTAGTACATCCACTAAGGTTACCATAGGCTGGAAAGTCATTGATGGTCCATAATAAGATTGCTTTAAGAGTGAAAAATTGTCTTCGATAAGCATCATAGACACCATCAACTCCATCCCACGATCGTTGCAAATCTTCAACTAACACATCAAGATAGACATCTATATCGTTTCCTGACTGTTTAGGCCCTGAAATGAGCATAATTAGCATGATGAATTTTCTCTTCATACACATGTTTGGAGGCAGATTATAGGTGACCAACATAATTGGCCAGCAACTGTACCGACTACTAAGGTTGCTATAAGGATTAATTCCATCAGCTGCAAGTGCCAGGCGAAGATTTCTTGGTTCACTTTCAAAGTAGGGCCACATATGATCCACCAACTTCCAAGATGGTGAATCAGCTGGATGACGTAACTGACCGGGAACTCCTGTGGTTTCTGCATGCCATGTTAAATTTTTGGAGGTATGTAGAGATTTAAACATGCGCTTAAATCTTGGTATGGGAGGGAAATACCACAACATCTTTGCAGGAACACATTTCTTCTCGACGTTCTTCTTGGTTAGCTTCCACCATGACAAGCCACATTTAGGGCAGTTTACGCAGTCTTTATATTGCTTCCTATAAAGAATGCAATCATTGGAACAAGCATGAATCTTTTCATAACTCAACGCCAAACAACTCAATGTCTTTTTTGCATCATACATTTTGGTTGGCAAGTTGTGATTATCTGGTAGCATATTCCCAAAATCCATTAGTAGATCGGAAAATAGAGCGTCACTCATTCCATGCTTTGCTTTGGTGTTGTATAGTTTCACAATTGCACTCAACTTTGTGTAACGCTTACATCCATTATACAAAGGTTTCTCTGCTTCCTTCAAAAATTCCATTAACGCTTCTGGATTTTCTGTATAGTTATCATATGCTGCCTCACACATATTAGTGGTTTCAAAGTCTCCGTGATAGTTACCAATTGGCTCCTTGTTGGTGCTCCTTTACTTTGTCACTTTCAGCAGACTCACCGTGCCAAATCCAATTCACATAATTTTGACTAAAACCGTGGAAATAAAGATGCTCTCGAATGGACTTAGCTGgtctttttttaagatttttacattTGCAACAAGGACAATGAATTAAATTGGGGTCAATATGGGGATTCTCTAAACAACCTCCTCTAAACTGTTCCACACCCTCCTCGTACTATTTTGACATTCTATCCGAGTGAATCCAAGATTTATCCATTTCAATACAGCAAAATACCAgaaatatataacaataaatttgatctaaacttgaaaatattacatttaataatgtcattttcaatttaatttcttgaaCGCACAAAAAATGAAAGAACACTACCTATTGATGAAAATAAAGCAACATTGTTCCTGATTAATTTTGATTTGAATTACTCTCACATGTGCCGAAAATTAAGAACCCAGAGACGGACAAACAAGTCGACAACAAGAAATTAACCAATTATCATTCCAATAAATACCATACCTCGGGAAACTGGTGACGGACTAACACAGGTAAAGCAATATCATTCCAGTCAAAATGGAGAAGAAACAAAGGCGTAGAGGACGGCAATTGTGTATCTCAGTCGCTTCTTCCGTCTCAGTGCTTTgaacggtggtggtggtggtgtttTGCTTCCCTCTCGGTGAGTGAAACGGCGGTGGTGTTGGTGGTTCGAAGCGAACGTGGTGTATCTCTAGTCGCAGCTTCCCTCTCGGTGCTTGGAATGGTGGTGGTAGTGGTGGTGTTGTTCGTCCCGCCTTCTTCTCTCTCGGTGGTGGAACGGCTGCGGCGGTGCATGGAATGGCGGCGGCGCGGCGTGGTTCGAAGCGAAGAAGACTGAAATTAGGATTAATGAGGTGTAAATTCTGAATGGGAGCTTTTCATATTTATAGAGAAGTGAGTGCTATCATAATCGTGTATTATCCTCGCGTTTGAACTTttaaatcaaactttaaatctaggataattatcatcaaatcttagatctttatctagtatcaatatcatatcaaatcttagatctttatCTGATATCagtatcatatcaaatcttagatcttggtttatttatcccaaaattaggcttatcatcaaaattcttatctCCTGAAAAAAATCGGGGTTTCACATCCCTCCCACCTTATGGAAAGTTTCGTTctcgaaacttgggttggctTGATCTTTGAATATAAGAATATTCTTCTCGCATTCTTTATCCCACGTGGCTTCCTTTCAGTATGATTAGAAAATCatctaaaattcctaaatcacATCCTAATGATTTTTGTCAGACATCTTAATAACTAAAGTGTTGACTTACTCATACTTTGAATTATACTTGTATaacaatattttcttattattacttATATTGCTACACCTCAATTATAATACTCCTATTGAACAAGAATTATTAGAATCATTGAATCTACAACAACTTACAGTAACCCAATATTTACAtacctcaaaacttaaaacccaTATAAAATCTTGGAACTTAACTCAATATCAATCTATAGCCTATTGatttaaatctcaaaaattataactcagtcgtcataaaataaaattttattcaaccTTGTACGAATAAAATTAATCCTCAATTAATTCTTGTGCTAAATCTTACTTTCAACAAGATAATGATCTTAGAGAGCTCCAACATAAactatttttattgaatgactTTATCCTTGAATCATTCTTAGTACCGTAACAAAAGTCAAAacttattatgatatattttcctCAATATCCAGCAATATCTCATCACTTATTTTATTCACATAAGGTCGTAATCTACTAGTTattccaaaataatataaatttcttaaCCTTAAGATATTGTCCCCCAACTTCATTTTAAACAAGATATTCCAAAAtcatacatatttaaagttaaCGCTTAGCATTCTTAAGAACCCTAATTAATGTTCACACATTTAATTATTACCCAAAACCAACTTCTACATTAGAATATTCGAAACTTATAACTCTTATCTCAGATTTTCACATACTAATAATTTATTGTCCCCGaatcaaatatttcatcttAAGTCAGAAGCTTATGTCATCTTATCTCAGATAGATACAATCCCAACAATATAGGTCAATGCTAATTGTTTCTTTAATCTAATTCCATAAAAATCCGATAAACACTACGAGAAATGCGTTGAACGAGATTTTTCGAgaaatttccaaaaatggaaGGTTTGGAGATAAACATATGGATTGAAAGAAAACGTTGAGAGAATTCCAGAACAGTTGACATAATCGAATTTGTAATTTTCTTCAGAAAGTTATAGGATATACGAACTTTTCTAAAATGGAAATACGCGATTTTAGATGCCTAAACGAAGGAATTTTGCGTTTTCGGACAATGCCTCTCAACTTCGTTATGGATATTACTCGTTGGGTCGTTCTGAAGGAGACTAGATCGGCTCTTTGCAAAAATCTGTCTGATTTTTTTTATCCTTCTGGTAAAATTTTCCCCAACTAGATTAtaaacctggcggctctgataccacttaaatgtcacgccccgagaccggggttagtcgacgTCGACGTtgctcaacaatcacataatcgtcAAACAACAAGCCTTGTAGTACAGTATATACCAAAACCAATTTATTTCTCATAATCAACAAAAAAATCGTCTTTACAACTTAAATACcaaaataaactaattaaaaatgttttaaatagtGCGGAAGCGATAAACTTAAACTAAGCTTTAAAACTTCTGGAATAACTCGGGATCTTCTACCATCCCCAAAATTGCTCTTGCTCATCTTCATCCATTTGCTCTTCGTTCTTATATGGGTGGAGAGGAAGTAagaggtgagtattttgggaaatactcagcaagtgggggggCTGTTCGAGACacgaaacaacatatacatatacttgAATTCAAATTTTACATAGCATATCGTAACTTGAATAATAACGAATACTCATACTTCATAATCATAACATGTCATCACATATCATATTCGTACATCATACTTGTTTAGCATACTCATATAGCACTGAaagtcatctcatttccatggtttcCTGATATCAGTCTCCTATATAATAATCCTCTAAAGAGTGAGGTCATGTCCAATATGTTAATCCTCTATGGAGTGAAGCCGTACAACGGTAACCATCCCACCGTATAAGGATCATAGTTCGGAAATCCTTTCCCATATCCAATTGAATCCTAACAGTACTTTGAACATAATAACTTGACAAATcttgaagaaaatatataatgaaCAAGGAATTATGCTCGAACGAACTTTCAAAAACTCAAGGGAGATTCgtacataaattataatttttttaaacgcAAGCACACTTCAAAGAAAATATGTGGTAACAAAAACTCACTTACGAAAGAatatatacataacaaaagCGCACTTATGAAGGACAAGTGTGCGTATTATAGtataacaaaaacccacttaccttGGACCTggaagaaaacatgaagaatTCGAAAACCATAGAAGAATCGTGCAACTGGCACTTCGAAGACGCAGCTACACCATCGCCCGAAAAATCAGCCGTCTTGAAAAATTCATTGTGacttattgaaccgttggatcagGCTCAAATTTTCACAGTATGTTCAAAAGTACGTCGAAAAAGTTATGAACGGTGAAGATCGGGTTTTAAGTCGTTTTATCCTGTTTATAGAGGAAAACCGTAGTATGTTTTTTTTTCGCGCAGAATATGAGCAGTTTTCTTACGAAGGCTATAAACGAAAAAACTAACCGTTTGATTtggctgaaatttggatatgttattaTAAACATATGAAAGCATATTCTGAACAGTGGAGATCGGATTCCTTCTACCCGAGCGAGagaaactgaatttctgaacaTGGACAGAATTTTGATaactcgtgcagaatttttggaagggaatttcgaaaattagagAGCAAAACCAAAAATTTGATGTGTAAATGAGGTGTAAATTCTGAATGGGAGCTTCTCCTATTTATAGAGATGTGACTGCTATCATGATTGTGTATTATCCTCGCGtttgaacttttaaattaaactttaaatctaggaTAATTATCATATCAAATATTAGATCTTTATCTgatatcaatatcatatcaaatcttagatctttatCTGATATCTGTATCATATCAAATTTTAGATCTTGGTTTATTTATCCCAAAATTAGCCTTAGCATCAAAATTCTTATCTCCTGAAAAGAATCGGTGTTTTACATCTTAGGCttgctttatttatttttcctgtGAAGTATTGTGGAGTGTTGTTGTTGGATTGGGATTTGATGATGGAACGGTGATTTGGTGGTGGTGTTGGAATCAAAGCAATTGAATGGCCTAAACACTCATTTCGTCTCAGAAATCCATAAAGCAAGCTCTAAATCCCTTCTgttcttcattttcttcaacTCACTGGAACCAAAACCCCAATCCGTAAGATCACGTACATTTCAACTTCTTTGATAGCCTGTAGGACTAATCCATACTTTATTACTGTATCATTTTCGTGTCTCGAGTTTCTTGAAATTCTAAATTGGGCAACAATTACTGGAAATATGTTCTTTCCTTGGCTGTTGCAACTACAGCGAATtccttgaaaataattttagtcaTTACTACTCTCGATTACCAATCTTTGAGCTAGGTACAATATATGATATCCCGAGAACGCTTGATAATGATCCAGGATTCCTTCGGTTTTTGAAGAGTTAAATTCCTTGGGGATTATACACTCCTCTTGGTCTAGTAAAAAGATTTTACAGTAACATGTTGTCTCTTTAGCTTAaaattcatcatcttcttgagaTGTGTCGGTTCCTCGGCCCAAATCCCGTGGACTCCACCATGTCTCTGAATTGACTCCCTCGAATCATTGTGTTTTGATTCATACTTCTCTTCTTCTCACCATCAATATGATTACATCTCCATTTCTTCTAAAAAATCTTTCCTTTAGGAACAAAACATTTCTTTATTTCATTCCTTGGAATTACCTGCTACCCATTCTCTTTGATGACCAATCCCGAGCCTTCTTCTAGGAGTTTACTAATATTTATCTCTTCTTGCAGTGATTCCTTATGCACTAACTCCCTGGGCTCTTCTTTCATTAGTTTGAAATTCTCTAGAAATATGACAATGCGTGTATCACAATCTATGGAGACTTAAAACTTTCTCACACAAAAGTCAAGTGTTCTGCGTTCCTTCACATCTTCTTCGCTAATTGATTCATTATATTCATCACTAGATTTGTTCTTCGTACCCGATCTACCAAATTTAGATTTGATTTTCATCTAGCTAAGCTTCTTTCTCCTAGAAGCAGCTCGTTCCATGAATAACCTTCTTTTTGTGTCCAAATGAGTAGCTTAAGAAACCTTTTATGATGGGCCACTCTCCAAGCTTCACCAAACTCCCTCCTAGCAAGAAGCACAAATCGAATTCTCGTTACCTGGTCCTTACCTCTTGGACTCGTCTTTGCTCACGTGTTCATGTCTAACATGTTCAACAGATTTTCTCCCAAGTTCTGATCTTCTTGACTTGAGGTAAGATGGATTCTTACTGTCATGGTAGTTCATGGATATTTGATGAGACGGCTTCCATTGAAACCACTGGTTTTTGTCAATTGGCCTTCTCGAGAAATATCGGTTCCTCGGCCCAAAGACCGTAGACTTGCCAATATTTCTGAAATACTTATGCAGAACAAATCTAACCCGTGAGAACCACGATTTTTGACCATGtacttatttatttaaatatagaaatgtataaaaatgtattatgatattattgtaaaaaaaaataaattagaaaatattaaattatacatGATATTCGAATTTTCAATA
Protein-coding regions in this window:
- the LOC142535184 gene encoding uncharacterized protein LOC142535184 produces the protein MCEAAYDNYTENPEALMEFLKEAEKPLYNGCKRYTKLSAIVKLYNTKAKHGMSDALFSDLLMDFGNMLPDNHNLPTKMYDAKKTLSCLALSYEKIHACSNDCILYRKQYKDCVNCPKCGLSWWKLTKKNVEKKCVPAKMLWYFPPIPRFKRMFKSLHTSKNLTWHAETTGVPGQLRHPADSPSWKLVDHMWPYFESEPRNLRLALAADGINPYSNLSSRYSCWPIMLVTYNLPPNMCMKRKFIMLIMLISGPKQSGNDIDVYLDVLVEDLQRSWDGVDGVYDAYRRQFFTLKAILLWTINDFPAYGNLSGCTTHGYYACPVCKEDTCAKHLENGNKMSFVGHRRFLPRFHPYRRQMKEFDGMEEHGESSTPLSGVALFDKLSDIRCVFRKKISVKGKKRKNAKDNNLEDSKEEKDFGLKDFRKCWKKKSIFFNLPYWKHLHVRHCLDVMHIEKNVFEYLINALMNVKGKTKDNVAARLDMVQMGVRPELAPKFGEKRTYLPPAACSFTKKKKLQVCQSIMDIKVPESFSSNLKNIVSLSELKLIGLKSHDCHVLMQHFLPILIRDALPKHVRYAIIRLCFFFKDICCKVIDVAKLDKLQSDLVVTLCLLEQYFPPSFFDVMLHLTVHLVREVRLCGPVYFRWMYPFERSMKVLKSYVGSRKHPEGCIVRRYSAEEAIEFCSEYLNDLDPIGVPQSNRDPKSNIPGFLACKTPIIVPQVDLQQAYLTVLENTEEVSPYIM